In a genomic window of Algoriphagus halophilus:
- the nrfD gene encoding NrfD/PsrC family molybdoenzyme membrane anchor subunit: MQVTSSVREPLVTGGKTYHDVTHDVSRQVEGKPTLLWFLAFLTAAGTLAIGLIAVTATVWEGIGMWGLNKTVGWAWDITNFVWWVGIGHAGTLISAVLLLFRQKWRTSINRAAEAMTIFAVICAAMFPVLHMGRPWLGAYWALPLPNTFGSLWVNFNSPLLWDVFAISTYFSVSLVFWYIGLIPDFATIRDRATGLRKVIYGALSFGWDGAAKTWMRYESVSLILAGLATPLVLSVHTIVSFDFATSVIPGWHTTIFPPYFVAGAIFSGFAMVLTLMIITRKVFKLEDYITMTHIELMNIVIIITGSIVGIAYITEFFIAWYSGVEAEQYAFINRATGPYWWAYWSMMTCNVISPQLFWFKKIRTSIIATFALSIVVNIGMWFERFVIIVTSLHRDYLPSSWAMFYPSITDIGVYLFTFGLFFTLFFLFAKFFPVINMAEVKSVLKSTSEKVRK; the protein is encoded by the coding sequence ATGCAGGTTACTTCATCCGTACGTGAGCCGTTAGTTACCGGAGGTAAAACCTACCATGATGTGACACATGATGTGTCCCGTCAGGTAGAAGGAAAACCAACTTTACTTTGGTTTCTTGCCTTCTTAACAGCCGCTGGTACTTTGGCTATAGGATTAATTGCAGTGACAGCCACCGTTTGGGAAGGCATCGGGATGTGGGGATTGAACAAGACAGTAGGTTGGGCTTGGGATATCACCAACTTCGTTTGGTGGGTTGGTATTGGTCACGCAGGTACTTTGATTTCAGCAGTATTGCTACTTTTCAGACAGAAGTGGAGAACTTCTATCAACAGAGCAGCTGAAGCAATGACAATTTTCGCGGTTATTTGTGCGGCAATGTTCCCCGTTCTTCACATGGGTAGACCATGGTTAGGAGCTTATTGGGCGCTTCCGCTTCCAAATACTTTTGGTTCGCTTTGGGTAAACTTTAACTCTCCTCTTCTTTGGGACGTATTCGCGATTTCTACTTATTTCTCAGTTTCCTTGGTATTCTGGTATATAGGTTTGATTCCTGATTTTGCTACCATTAGAGATAGAGCTACAGGATTAAGAAAAGTGATTTACGGAGCGCTTTCTTTTGGATGGGACGGAGCTGCTAAAACTTGGATGAGATATGAGTCAGTTTCCTTGATTTTGGCTGGTTTGGCAACTCCATTGGTACTTTCGGTTCACACCATTGTATCCTTTGACTTTGCAACTTCGGTTATTCCAGGTTGGCATACTACAATCTTCCCTCCATACTTTGTGGCTGGTGCGATTTTCTCTGGATTCGCGATGGTATTGACGCTGATGATCATTACCAGAAAGGTGTTCAAATTGGAAGATTACATTACCATGACCCACATTGAATTGATGAATATCGTTATTATCATCACTGGATCAATTGTAGGTATTGCATACATCACTGAATTCTTCATCGCTTGGTACTCTGGCGTAGAAGCAGAACAATATGCGTTTATCAACCGTGCTACTGGACCTTATTGGTGGGCTTACTGGTCAATGATGACTTGTAATGTGATCTCTCCTCAGTTATTCTGGTTCAAGAAAATTAGAACTTCTATCATTGCGACATTTGCCTTGTCAATTGTTGTAAACATCGGTATGTGGTTTGAACGTTTCGTAATTATCGTTACTTCTCTTCACAGAGATTACTTGCCATCTTCTTGGGCAATGTTCTACCCGTCTATTACAGATATTGGAGTTTACTTATTCACCTTTGGATTGTTCTTTACTTTATTCTTCTTGTTTGCCAAGTTCTTCCCGGTGATCAACATGGCTGAAGTAAAATCAGTATTGAAGTCTACATCTGAAAAAGTTCGTAAATAA
- a CDS encoding outer membrane beta-barrel protein produces the protein MGKHLLFIFFIFCCITSVMAQSGIELKGYYGISGTRLARKIQLTGSSSVNMENLSEFGLILSKGIAKKFRLNAGVNYTMAQVSYRPAPCPNCGMENRSSYVHNLDFEMVTIPVYLEYTFLKYLYGAAGPVVDFQISHTHNFTDQSGVGYVVGAGAKYTTSKVVFLVFPHYKRHNVIPFEKTENKYLLEEFGLQFGIAYRF, from the coding sequence ATGGGAAAACATCTACTGTTTATATTCTTCATTTTCTGTTGTATTACTTCTGTAATGGCTCAATCCGGAATAGAGCTCAAAGGATATTATGGGATTTCTGGGACTCGGTTAGCGAGGAAGATACAGCTTACAGGATCGAGTTCAGTAAACATGGAAAACCTATCTGAATTTGGATTGATTCTGTCGAAAGGAATAGCCAAAAAATTCAGGCTTAACGCAGGTGTGAATTATACAATGGCCCAGGTTTCTTACAGACCAGCTCCATGCCCAAACTGCGGGATGGAGAATAGATCATCCTATGTGCATAATCTTGATTTTGAAATGGTTACAATACCAGTATATCTAGAATATACATTTTTGAAATACCTATATGGAGCAGCGGGACCTGTAGTTGATTTCCAGATCTCTCATACTCATAATTTCACAGATCAAAGCGGGGTTGGGTATGTGGTAGGAGCAGGGGCTAAGTATACAACCAGTAAGGTGGTTTTTTTAGTTTTCCCTCATTATAAAAGACACAATGTTATTCCTTTTGAAAAAACGGAAAATAAGTATTTGCTGGAGGAATTCGGTCTTCAGTTTGGGATAGCTTATCGGTTTTAA
- a CDS encoding lysophospholipid acyltransferase family protein, translated as MKILQAIFTIYSLVIFAILMLVFALFIIIPVLISDRAGNLSFFFIRIWARIWSGLSGFRFKIHGKEYINPKQPYIFIFNHRSFFDAPIIPIAIPQQVRALGKKELSKIPVFGWVVSKFAIWVDRDNPESRKESIPKLIKFLQKGISIVVAPEGTRNDSENVLLPFRKGAFKLSIETGIPILPFAIIDADKIHKRGSLLLSPGKVKVYFSKPFYPTDQHSIGELTEKCRNRLEAIILSHE; from the coding sequence ATGAAAATCCTTCAAGCAATTTTTACCATTTACTCACTAGTAATCTTTGCTATTTTAATGCTGGTTTTTGCTTTATTCATTATCATTCCTGTGCTGATCAGTGACCGAGCCGGGAATCTATCTTTTTTCTTTATCAGGATTTGGGCAAGGATTTGGTCCGGACTATCGGGATTTAGGTTTAAAATACATGGGAAGGAGTATATCAATCCCAAGCAGCCATACATCTTCATTTTTAATCACCGCTCTTTTTTCGATGCTCCTATCATTCCTATTGCAATCCCACAACAAGTAAGAGCTCTTGGAAAAAAAGAACTATCTAAAATCCCGGTTTTTGGATGGGTTGTATCAAAATTTGCCATATGGGTAGACCGGGATAATCCGGAATCTCGAAAAGAAAGCATCCCGAAGCTCATCAAATTTCTCCAAAAAGGCATATCTATTGTAGTCGCTCCAGAAGGCACTAGAAATGATAGTGAAAATGTATTATTACCATTTAGAAAAGGGGCCTTCAAGCTATCTATTGAAACTGGAATCCCTATTTTACCTTTTGCGATCATCGATGCAGATAAAATTCATAAAAGAGGTTCTTTATTACTAAGCCCCGGAAAAGTAAAAGTTTATTTCTCTAAACCGTTTTATCCTACAGACCAACATTCAATAGGTGAATTAACTGAAAAATGCAGAAATAGATTGGAGGCTATAATCCT
- a CDS encoding TAT-variant-translocated molybdopterin oxidoreductase → MKENKKTYWKGLEQLSNDPEFVKHADKEFAELPSSLNEDGSASRRDFLKLMGFSLAAASLAACEAPVRKAIPYVNKPVDVNPSIPNYYASTFSSGGDYASIVVKTREGRPIKIDGNELSPINKGKVNAIVEGSVLSLYDKQRLTGPYMAGEKTDWATLDAQVKSKLGSAGSVKIVSNTILSPTTNKALQQFSEVFGGAEVIQYDPISNYGISKAAETYYGTAVVPSYSFDKAKTIVSFGADFLGTWISPIEFAGQYAKTRKISKEKPEMSRHYQFESNLSLTGANADYRTPIKASQSGLAVLALYNAIAKKAGAATVSAPAVEVAHLDKAANDLWAAKSAGLVVSGSNDPNVQVVVNAINELLGANGTTVDFNAPVHFRKGDDARMNQFVNELKGGQVGAVIFYNCNPVYDFARGAEVAEGIAKAKVSISTNGTMDETASLVQMVAPDHHFLESWNDFEPKKGHYSLGQPTISPLFDTRQAQDSFLTWSGSTSNYYEFLQLNWESEIFTQVETGTDFQEFWDRSLYNGVFAITPAATEALAPVGDVSAAAATVAKTYSASNAGAELVLYTKVGIGSGAFANVPWLQEMSDPITKATWDNYLTVSQKWASENGVTMIEGETSKASITVNGKSLVVPILVQPGQAEGTFGLAVGYGRTKAGRVANGVGVNAYELADTSKGFVNFDITAGVEVAATGEAYRIARTQTHQTFMGRENVIQEATLAEYKTDASAGRYHPEIYKDGEFVKPSKISLWSGHQYSQHHWGLAIDMNSCIGCSACSVACQVENNVAVVGKQEVLNRREMAWIRIDRYYSSDAPADDLRGMEVASENPEVTFQPMMCQQCNNAPCETVCPVAATTHSSEGLNQMTYNRCIGTRYCANNCPYKVRRFNWFKYHDNKDFAGVNIAQNDDLGKMVLNPDVTVRARGVMEKCSMCVQRIQAGKLAAKREKRKVQDGEINVACAVACPTDALVFGDMNDANSKVSQLLKIKENTTSALKEVNEERAYHVLEEINVSPNVWYFTKIRNKDKNEA, encoded by the coding sequence ATGAAGGAAAATAAAAAAACCTACTGGAAAGGGCTAGAGCAACTTAGCAACGATCCGGAGTTTGTAAAGCATGCCGATAAGGAGTTCGCAGAACTTCCATCTTCTTTGAATGAAGACGGTAGTGCCTCCAGAAGAGATTTTCTCAAGTTGATGGGATTTAGCTTAGCAGCTGCATCTTTGGCAGCTTGTGAGGCTCCGGTAAGAAAGGCTATCCCTTATGTTAACAAGCCGGTTGATGTCAATCCGTCTATCCCTAATTATTACGCATCTACCTTCTCTTCAGGGGGTGATTATGCGTCAATTGTTGTAAAAACAAGAGAAGGTCGTCCTATCAAAATCGATGGAAACGAGCTTTCTCCTATTAATAAAGGTAAAGTAAATGCGATCGTAGAAGGATCTGTTCTTTCTCTATACGATAAGCAAAGACTAACTGGACCTTACATGGCGGGTGAGAAAACTGACTGGGCTACACTGGATGCTCAAGTGAAGTCTAAACTTGGTTCTGCTGGTTCTGTAAAGATTGTTTCGAATACCATCCTTTCTCCAACTACCAATAAAGCCCTTCAGCAATTCTCTGAAGTATTTGGTGGTGCTGAAGTGATTCAATACGATCCAATTTCCAATTATGGAATTTCAAAAGCTGCGGAGACCTATTATGGTACTGCAGTAGTTCCTTCTTACTCTTTTGATAAAGCAAAAACCATCGTTTCTTTCGGAGCTGACTTCTTAGGAACCTGGATTTCTCCAATTGAGTTTGCAGGCCAATATGCCAAAACCAGAAAGATATCAAAGGAAAAGCCTGAAATGTCCAGGCATTATCAGTTTGAATCCAACCTTTCATTAACTGGTGCCAATGCAGATTATAGAACTCCAATCAAAGCTTCTCAAAGTGGATTGGCGGTTTTGGCTTTATATAATGCCATTGCAAAGAAAGCTGGTGCGGCCACTGTTTCAGCCCCAGCTGTTGAAGTAGCTCATTTAGATAAAGCAGCAAATGACCTGTGGGCAGCAAAGTCTGCAGGCTTGGTAGTTTCTGGTTCAAATGATCCGAACGTTCAGGTAGTCGTAAATGCGATCAATGAGCTATTAGGAGCTAATGGAACTACGGTTGATTTCAATGCTCCAGTGCATTTCCGTAAAGGGGATGATGCTCGCATGAATCAATTTGTGAATGAATTGAAAGGTGGACAAGTTGGAGCGGTAATTTTCTACAACTGTAACCCTGTATATGATTTCGCTAGAGGTGCTGAAGTTGCTGAAGGCATCGCAAAAGCCAAAGTGAGTATCTCTACTAACGGAACAATGGATGAGACAGCTTCTTTGGTACAAATGGTTGCTCCAGATCACCATTTCTTGGAATCCTGGAATGATTTCGAACCAAAGAAAGGTCATTATTCTTTAGGTCAGCCGACCATTTCTCCTCTTTTTGATACCAGACAAGCACAGGATTCATTCTTGACTTGGTCTGGATCTACTTCTAATTATTATGAATTTCTTCAACTAAACTGGGAATCTGAGATTTTCACCCAAGTTGAAACAGGAACTGATTTCCAAGAATTCTGGGATCGTTCTTTATATAATGGTGTTTTTGCAATTACACCTGCTGCTACTGAAGCCTTAGCTCCTGTTGGAGATGTAAGTGCTGCAGCTGCAACTGTTGCAAAAACCTATTCTGCTTCTAATGCTGGTGCTGAATTGGTATTGTATACCAAAGTAGGTATTGGTAGTGGTGCATTTGCAAATGTGCCTTGGCTTCAGGAAATGTCTGATCCAATCACTAAAGCTACTTGGGATAACTATTTGACAGTTTCTCAAAAATGGGCTTCTGAAAATGGAGTGACCATGATTGAAGGAGAGACTTCGAAAGCTTCTATTACTGTAAATGGAAAATCTTTAGTAGTTCCTATTTTGGTTCAACCAGGTCAAGCTGAAGGTACTTTTGGACTTGCTGTAGGTTACGGTAGAACAAAAGCTGGTCGAGTTGCAAATGGTGTGGGTGTGAATGCTTATGAATTGGCAGATACATCCAAAGGATTTGTAAACTTTGACATCACAGCTGGAGTAGAAGTAGCTGCTACTGGTGAAGCATATAGAATTGCAAGAACACAAACTCACCAGACCTTCATGGGTCGTGAGAACGTGATCCAAGAAGCCACTCTTGCTGAATATAAAACCGATGCAAGTGCTGGTAGATATCATCCTGAAATCTACAAAGACGGAGAGTTTGTAAAACCAAGCAAAATCTCTCTTTGGTCAGGTCACCAATATTCTCAGCATCACTGGGGTCTTGCTATCGATATGAACTCCTGTATTGGATGTTCAGCATGTTCTGTTGCTTGTCAAGTTGAAAACAACGTGGCTGTAGTAGGAAAGCAAGAAGTATTGAACAGAAGAGAAATGGCTTGGATCAGAATTGACCGCTATTATTCTTCTGATGCTCCTGCAGATGATTTGAGAGGTATGGAAGTAGCATCTGAGAATCCAGAAGTAACATTCCAACCAATGATGTGTCAGCAATGTAACAACGCTCCTTGTGAGACAGTTTGTCCGGTTGCTGCAACCACTCACTCTTCTGAGGGTCTAAACCAAATGACTTACAACAGATGTATTGGTACAAGATATTGTGCAAACAACTGTCCTTATAAAGTACGTCGATTCAACTGGTTTAAATACCATGACAACAAAGACTTCGCAGGTGTAAACATTGCACAAAACGATGATCTAGGTAAAATGGTCTTGAATCCAGATGTCACTGTAAGAGCACGTGGTGTTATGGAAAAATGTTCCATGTGTGTGCAAAGAATTCAAGCTGGTAAGCTAGCTGCTAAACGTGAGAAGCGTAAAGTTCAGGATGGAGAAATCAACGTGGCTTGTGCGGTAGCCTGTCCTACAGATGCTCTTGTGTTTGGTGATATGAATGATGCCAACTCTAAAGTTTCTCAGTTATTGAAAATCAAAGAGAACACAACTTCTGCTTTGAAAGAAGTAAATGAGGAAAGAGCATACCACGTATTGGAAGAGATCAACGTGAGTCCAAACGTTTGGTACTTTACCAAAATCAGAAATAAAGACAAAAACGAAGCGTAA
- a CDS encoding DUF3341 domain-containing protein yields the protein MERDKNFILGVYDDEDVLLHAVSEVRTSGVKIHEVYTPYPVHGLEDVLGYKRSRLPIAAFLFGLLGTSLALTMQLYMMRFDWPMIIGGKDYAAIPDFIPVTFELTVLLAAFGMVGVFMISSDLKPWAQPRIFDLRSTDDKHIMAIDIANNTSMEVAKIQEILKSSGATEVNNKSFE from the coding sequence ATGGAAAGAGATAAGAATTTTATTTTGGGAGTTTACGACGATGAGGACGTATTACTCCATGCTGTTTCTGAAGTAAGAACTAGCGGTGTCAAAATACATGAAGTATATACTCCGTATCCAGTTCACGGATTGGAAGATGTACTTGGTTATAAAAGAAGCCGATTACCGATTGCTGCATTCCTATTTGGATTGTTAGGAACTTCCTTGGCTTTGACCATGCAGTTATATATGATGAGATTTGACTGGCCAATGATTATTGGAGGTAAGGATTACGCTGCTATTCCTGACTTTATTCCAGTTACGTTTGAATTGACTGTATTGCTTGCGGCATTTGGAATGGTGGGTGTATTTATGATCAGTTCTGACTTGAAGCCTTGGGCTCAGCCTCGAATCTTTGATTTGAGAAGTACTGATGATAAGCATATCATGGCAATTGATATTGCAAATAACACGAGTATGGAAGTAGCAAAAATTCAGGAGATTCTTAAGTCTTCCGGTGCTACAGAGGTGAATAATAAAAGTTTTGAATAG
- a CDS encoding c-type cytochrome, with translation MKIAKALSLLGFAVAGITLAGCKAGGDNQGLEYAPQMYHSVAYEPLTQIKDESQGDWLSNREDEKGEFFNSNVYNPHGMNMREPVEGTVPRNKGGYLPYRYKAFEVEAAAANLTNPVELTDEVLEDGERLFLQYCSACHGKGGQGDGKVGEIIGGVANLTGGAYINLPEGHIYHVITKGKGRMGAHGSQISPERRWKIVHYVKQVIQKQ, from the coding sequence ATGAAGATTGCTAAAGCACTAAGTTTATTGGGGTTTGCTGTTGCTGGAATCACGTTAGCTGGCTGTAAGGCTGGTGGTGATAATCAGGGACTGGAATATGCTCCACAGATGTATCACTCTGTAGCATACGAGCCATTGACTCAAATCAAAGATGAGTCTCAGGGAGATTGGTTATCTAACAGAGAAGATGAGAAAGGTGAGTTTTTCAACAGTAATGTGTATAACCCTCATGGAATGAACATGAGAGAGCCAGTTGAAGGAACAGTTCCTAGAAATAAAGGAGGATATCTTCCATATAGATACAAAGCTTTCGAAGTAGAAGCTGCTGCTGCAAATTTGACAAACCCGGTTGAATTGACAGATGAAGTGTTAGAAGATGGAGAGCGGTTATTTTTACAATATTGTTCTGCTTGCCATGGAAAAGGTGGACAAGGAGACGGTAAAGTAGGAGAAATTATCGGTGGTGTGGCTAACCTTACAGGTGGCGCTTACATTAACCTGCCGGAAGGACATATTTACCATGTAATTACTAAGGGAAAAGGAAGAATGGGAGCGCATGGTTCTCAGATTTCTCCTGAAAGAAGATGGAAAATTGTTCACTATGTTAAACAAGTAATTCAGAAGCAATAA
- a CDS encoding c-type cytochrome has translation MLSKRSLVGVRWNFHTLAVLFFMLIGIQAFAADPAVDSSDEAVAAGKAVFNANCKTCHKLDQKLVGPALRGVSDRREIPWIKSFIKNSQALIASGDKTANDLYKEFNNTAMPAHEFLSDDDLNNLLSYIEFGDKVDPAAAAAVEGGAEGASAAGGGIPNEYLTVILAVLVVVLLLILVVLGLIISVLTKYLNKQELDEDDKEFVTQKFNLGKVFKSDGFIIIVTALVVAVVAKTAIDGLYSVGVQQGYAPTQPIAYSHKLHAGTLEIECQYCHTGVEIGRSANIPSPNICMNCHTHVQNVQGKEGISPEIQKIYDAVDNNTPIEWVRVHNLPDLAYFNHSQHVKVGGIECQTCHGPIQEMEVVGQHSALTMGWCIDCHRQTEIATEGNAYYDKLVQIHVDSKDALKVKDIGGLECAKCHY, from the coding sequence ATGTTATCCAAACGCTCGTTAGTAGGGGTTCGATGGAATTTCCACACACTGGCAGTGCTGTTTTTCATGCTGATAGGAATTCAGGCTTTTGCCGCGGATCCTGCAGTTGATAGTAGCGATGAAGCAGTAGCAGCAGGTAAGGCTGTATTCAATGCAAATTGTAAAACATGCCACAAATTAGATCAAAAATTAGTTGGTCCAGCATTAAGAGGTGTTTCTGATAGAAGAGAAATTCCTTGGATCAAATCTTTCATTAAAAATTCACAGGCATTAATCGCTTCTGGTGATAAAACCGCCAATGATCTCTACAAAGAGTTCAACAATACAGCGATGCCAGCGCATGAATTTTTATCAGATGATGATTTAAATAATTTACTGTCCTACATCGAATTTGGTGACAAGGTAGATCCAGCTGCAGCAGCTGCTGTAGAAGGTGGTGCCGAAGGTGCTTCCGCCGCAGGGGGAGGAATACCTAATGAATACTTGACAGTAATCCTAGCTGTTCTGGTAGTTGTATTGCTATTGATCTTGGTTGTTTTGGGATTGATTATCTCCGTATTAACCAAGTATTTGAATAAGCAGGAACTTGATGAGGATGACAAAGAATTCGTTACTCAAAAATTCAACTTAGGTAAAGTTTTTAAAAGTGATGGCTTCATCATCATTGTTACTGCCTTGGTAGTAGCGGTGGTTGCTAAAACAGCGATTGATGGACTTTATTCAGTTGGTGTTCAGCAAGGTTACGCTCCAACACAGCCGATTGCTTATTCTCATAAATTACACGCTGGTACTTTAGAAATCGAATGTCAGTATTGCCATACTGGGGTTGAGATTGGTAGATCAGCGAATATTCCTTCACCTAACATCTGTATGAACTGTCATACTCACGTACAGAATGTACAAGGTAAAGAAGGTATTTCTCCAGAAATTCAGAAAATCTATGATGCTGTGGACAACAACACTCCTATTGAATGGGTACGTGTTCACAACCTTCCGGATTTAGCTTACTTCAACCACTCTCAACACGTGAAAGTGGGTGGAATTGAGTGTCAAACTTGCCACGGCCCTATTCAGGAAATGGAAGTGGTAGGTCAGCATAGTGCTTTGACTATGGGCTGGTGTATTGATTGTCACAGACAAACCGAAATTGCTACTGAAGGCAATGCCTATTATGATAAGTTGGTACAGATTCATGTGGATTCAAAAGATGCCCTAAAGGTGAAAGACATCGGTGGGCTTGAATGTGCTAAGTGCCACTATTAA
- the rpsA gene encoding 30S ribosomal protein S1 translates to MSNKEDFNWDNFETKGFGEGYSKEQKAQMEAMYAGTLNEITEKEVIKGVVVGVNDKDVIINIGFKSDGLVPLSEFRDLDGIKPGDEVEVFIEEQENALGQLILSRKKAKIVRAWQDIEDALEHDNVIEGLVKRRTKGGLIVDIYGVEAFLPGSQIDVKPIRDFDIYVGKKMEVKVVKINHANDNVVVSHKVLIEKDLEKQKAEILNNLEKGQVLEGVIKNMTNFGVFIDLGGVDGLLHITDISWGRINHPEEVLQLDQKVQIVVLDFDDDKKRISLGMKQLTAHPWDSLASNLEVGSKVRGKIVNVADYGAFLELAPGVEGLIHVSEMSWSQHLRNPADFVKVGDEIDAVVLTLDKDERKMSLGIKQLTEDPWTKNDMGTKYAVGTKHTGVVRNLTNFGLFLEMEEGIDGLVHVSDLSWTKKIKHPSEFVKVGDELEVAVLELDVDNRRLALGHKQLEENPWDTFENVFPVGSVHKCTVVSKNDKGAVLELPYGLEGFATIKNLEKADGSSVEAGDSEDFKVTEFSKDDKRIVLSHTATFKEEAKPAKKEAKKKSETSTSSSAPAEKSTLGDLDALTQLKEQMEGGKK, encoded by the coding sequence ATGTCTAATAAAGAAGATTTTAACTGGGACAACTTCGAAACCAAAGGTTTTGGAGAAGGCTATTCCAAAGAGCAAAAAGCTCAGATGGAAGCAATGTATGCTGGTACACTAAATGAAATCACTGAGAAAGAAGTGATCAAAGGTGTAGTAGTAGGAGTGAATGACAAAGATGTGATCATCAACATTGGCTTCAAATCTGACGGTTTGGTTCCTTTGAGTGAATTCCGTGATCTAGATGGCATTAAGCCAGGTGATGAGGTAGAGGTATTCATTGAGGAGCAGGAAAATGCTTTGGGTCAATTGATCCTTTCCCGTAAGAAAGCCAAGATCGTACGTGCATGGCAGGACATCGAAGATGCGCTTGAGCATGACAATGTGATCGAAGGTTTGGTGAAAAGAAGAACCAAAGGTGGTTTGATCGTAGATATCTACGGTGTAGAAGCTTTCTTGCCAGGTTCTCAAATCGACGTGAAGCCTATCAGAGATTTCGATATCTATGTAGGTAAGAAGATGGAAGTGAAAGTGGTGAAAATCAACCACGCTAATGATAACGTTGTTGTTTCTCACAAAGTATTGATCGAAAAAGATCTAGAGAAGCAAAAAGCGGAAATCCTAAACAACCTAGAAAAAGGTCAAGTATTGGAAGGTGTGATCAAGAACATGACCAACTTCGGTGTATTCATCGATTTGGGTGGTGTAGATGGTCTACTTCACATTACAGACATTTCTTGGGGACGTATCAATCATCCAGAAGAAGTATTGCAGCTTGATCAGAAAGTTCAGATTGTGGTTCTTGACTTTGATGATGATAAGAAGAGAATTTCTTTGGGCATGAAGCAATTGACTGCGCATCCTTGGGATTCATTGGCTTCTAACCTTGAAGTTGGTTCTAAAGTAAGAGGTAAGATTGTAAACGTGGCTGATTACGGTGCATTCTTGGAGCTTGCTCCAGGGGTAGAAGGTTTGATCCACGTTTCTGAAATGAGCTGGTCTCAGCACTTGAGAAACCCTGCTGACTTTGTAAAAGTTGGTGACGAAATCGATGCAGTAGTATTGACTTTGGATAAGGACGAAAGAAAAATGTCTTTGGGTATCAAGCAATTGACTGAAGATCCTTGGACTAAGAATGATATGGGTACTAAGTATGCCGTGGGTACTAAGCACACTGGTGTAGTTAGAAACTTGACTAACTTCGGTCTATTCCTTGAAATGGAAGAAGGTATCGACGGTTTGGTTCACGTATCTGATCTTTCTTGGACTAAGAAAATCAAGCATCCATCTGAATTCGTAAAAGTAGGAGATGAGCTTGAAGTAGCTGTTCTTGAACTTGATGTTGACAACAGAAGATTGGCCCTAGGTCATAAGCAGTTGGAAGAGAATCCATGGGATACTTTTGAGAATGTGTTCCCAGTAGGATCTGTTCACAAGTGTACTGTAGTTTCTAAGAATGATAAAGGAGCAGTTCTTGAGCTTCCTTACGGTTTAGAAGGTTTCGCGACCATCAAAAACTTGGAGAAAGCAGATGGTTCTTCTGTAGAAGCAGGTGACTCTGAAGATTTCAAAGTGACTGAATTCTCTAAAGACGATAAGAGAATCGTTCTTTCTCACACTGCTACATTCAAAGAAGAGGCGAAGCCAGCTAAGAAAGAGGCGAAGAAAAAATCTGAAACTTCTACTTCTTCATCAGCTCCAGCTGAGAAGTCTACCCTAGGTGACTTAGATGCTTTGACTCAATTGAAAGAGCAAATGGAAGGTGGAAAAAAGTAA